In one window of Phalacrocorax carbo chromosome 22, bPhaCar2.1, whole genome shotgun sequence DNA:
- the EDN2 gene encoding endothelin-2, whose translation MASPPAGAVLLALALCALLEDGTGHPPLESHLAAAGAAHPRTKRCSCNSWLDKECIYFCHLDIIWVNTPGHTAPYGLGSPPRRRKRSLSRCECSHSRDNICATFCQAKPGYLQSLKLPVSSGASKKSPQSGGAKPSHHGLLRALRVLAISSLRLSKQQHRSQRNAQPAVLPWKKNIWKKKR comes from the exons ATGGCCAGCCCCCCCGCCGGCGCCGTGCTGCTGGCCCTCGCCCTCTGCGCCCTCCTGGAAGATG gtaCGGGCCATCCTCCGCTCGAGTCCCACCTGGCTGCGGCCGGCGCCGCGCACCCGAGGACCAAGCGCTGCTCCTGCAACAGCTGGCTGGATAAGGAGTGCATTTACTTCTGTCACCTGGATATCATCTGGGTCAACACGCCTGG aCACACTGCTCCCTATGGCTTGGGAAGCCCGCCAAGGCGGCGCAAGAGATCGCTCAGCAGGTGCGAGTGCTCGCACTCGAGGGACAACATCTGTGCCACCTTCTGCCAGGCGAAGCCTGG GTACCTCCAGAGTCTGAAGCTCCCAGTGAGCTCTGGAGCATCAAAGAAGTCTCCGCAGAGCGGTGGTGCGAAGCCTTCCCATCACGGCCTGCTGAGAGCTCTCAG GGTTCTTGCCATCTCCAGTCTGCGGCTCAGCAAGCAGCAGCACCGTTCTCAGAGGAACGCTCAGCCAGCGGTTTTGCcttggaagaaaaacatctggAAGAAGAAGAGATAA